Proteins encoded by one window of Tunturibacter psychrotolerans:
- a CDS encoding 1-deoxy-D-xylulose-5-phosphate reductoisomerase, translating into MKKLAILGSTGSIGHSTLSICESFPGRYQVISLAAGNNIDAAFAQCLRWRPKAISLATESLAENLKSRLKAEGITNIEVVHGTSGSIHVATLAEVNFVVSAIVGVAGLEATYAAVCAGKTIGLANKECLVAAGELIIAAAKQHNVALLPIDSEHNAVHQCMRGGTAAEVRQIWLTASGGPFRNTPIAEFERITPQQALKHPTWVMGQRITIDSATMMNKGFEVIEACRLFNLPAKQVRTTIHPQSTVHSLVEFVDGSILAQISVTDMRLPILYALAYPERVAVTEKESLTFDLTTLSQLDFSQPDLTRFPCLRLAYEAAETGGNACIALNAADEIAVAAFLEGRIPFLGIPRTIEDVLQLTSGQSPASILDVLDADLAARDCAREVIARQFTGARR; encoded by the coding sequence GTGAAAAAGTTAGCGATCCTAGGTTCGACCGGTTCGATCGGCCACAGCACTCTCTCTATCTGCGAATCCTTTCCCGGCCGCTATCAGGTCATCTCCCTCGCAGCCGGCAATAATATCGACGCTGCGTTCGCCCAGTGCCTCCGCTGGCGCCCAAAGGCGATCTCCCTCGCGACAGAATCATTAGCCGAGAATCTGAAATCCCGTCTCAAAGCCGAGGGCATCACCAACATCGAAGTAGTTCACGGCACATCAGGAAGCATCCACGTCGCAACCCTGGCGGAGGTCAACTTCGTAGTCTCAGCAATCGTCGGTGTAGCCGGTCTCGAAGCCACCTACGCCGCAGTCTGTGCTGGCAAAACCATCGGGCTCGCCAACAAAGAGTGCCTCGTCGCCGCTGGCGAGCTCATCATCGCAGCCGCCAAACAACACAACGTCGCTCTCCTCCCCATCGATTCGGAGCATAACGCCGTCCACCAGTGCATGCGCGGCGGCACAGCAGCTGAGGTCAGACAAATCTGGCTTACCGCCTCAGGTGGTCCGTTCCGCAACACTCCAATCGCAGAATTCGAGCGCATCACTCCCCAGCAAGCCCTCAAGCACCCCACGTGGGTCATGGGCCAGCGCATCACCATCGACTCCGCCACGATGATGAATAAGGGCTTCGAGGTCATCGAGGCTTGCCGGCTCTTCAACCTGCCTGCAAAACAGGTGCGAACCACCATCCACCCTCAATCCACGGTTCACTCCCTGGTTGAGTTCGTTGACGGCAGCATCCTCGCCCAGATCTCGGTCACTGACATGCGCCTTCCGATCCTCTACGCCCTCGCCTACCCAGAGCGTGTCGCCGTAACCGAGAAAGAATCCCTTACCTTCGACCTCACGACACTCTCCCAATTGGACTTCTCTCAGCCCGATTTAACCCGTTTCCCCTGCCTACGTCTAGCTTATGAAGCAGCCGAAACTGGCGGCAACGCCTGCATCGCCCTCAACGCTGCAGACGAGATCGCCGTAGCCGCCTTCCTCGAAGGACGTATCCCCTTCCTCGGCATCCCGCGTACAATAGAAGATGTGCTGCAGCTAACTTCAGGCCAATCCCCGGCGTCTATCCTCGATGTGCTTGATGCAGATCTTGCCGCGCGTGACTGTGCGCGCGAAGTGATTGCCCGCCAATTCACCGGCGCCCGACGGTAG
- the rseP gene encoding RIP metalloprotease RseP, producing MSTIIQLAIVLGIMVLVHEFGHFAVAKLCGIRVEVFSIGFGKRLFGFRRGDTEYQIAAVPLGGYVKMAGEMGFSGNELSPGSVAPTDPGDFNAHPRWQRILVALAGPIANFILALGLMTGVSMLHNEVQEFIDGPAHTDYVTPNTPAARTGIHSGDTIVHYDTIENPTWDQVGIRSLLNLNQTVPFSFIHDGQRTDTKLFVENKGAPDDFSLDNLGIIPQMQTTPVQVDSLEPSMPAARAGLKPHDKIVSIDGLQLHSVPALLSYLQDQAGKPASLVIQRTAADGTAQTLPIQVTPELAETPGGPKEKDYRLGFVAVQPPVKVERLPFDKAVVASWQFNKKGSLLIVEVLKRLFTRQVSVKSLQSPIGIGQQIHQAAQMPGWMPLIGLMSYISLNLGIFNLLPIPILDGGMILFLLIETIMRRDVNQQIKERVYQVAFVCLLAFFAFVIFNDLTKLNLFTKLKP from the coding sequence ATGTCGACAATCATCCAGCTTGCCATAGTCCTTGGCATCATGGTCCTGGTCCACGAATTCGGTCACTTCGCCGTCGCAAAGCTCTGCGGCATCCGCGTTGAAGTGTTCTCCATCGGCTTCGGCAAACGCCTCTTCGGCTTCCGCCGCGGCGACACCGAGTACCAGATCGCCGCTGTCCCTCTCGGCGGTTACGTCAAAATGGCTGGCGAGATGGGCTTTTCTGGAAACGAACTCAGCCCCGGCAGCGTCGCGCCCACCGATCCGGGCGACTTCAACGCCCACCCCCGATGGCAGCGCATCCTCGTAGCTCTCGCAGGCCCCATCGCCAACTTCATCCTCGCACTCGGCCTCATGACTGGCGTCTCTATGCTTCACAACGAGGTGCAGGAGTTTATCGACGGGCCCGCGCACACGGATTACGTTACGCCGAACACTCCCGCCGCCCGTACCGGCATTCACAGCGGCGACACGATCGTCCACTATGACACCATCGAGAATCCCACCTGGGATCAGGTCGGCATACGCTCGCTGCTGAATCTTAACCAGACCGTTCCCTTCTCTTTCATTCACGACGGACAACGTACGGACACCAAACTCTTCGTCGAAAACAAAGGCGCTCCCGACGACTTCTCACTCGACAACCTGGGCATCATTCCGCAGATGCAGACCACTCCGGTCCAGGTCGACTCTCTTGAACCCAGTATGCCTGCAGCCCGCGCCGGTCTCAAGCCGCACGACAAAATCGTGAGCATTGACGGCCTTCAGCTGCACTCCGTTCCTGCTCTCTTGTCCTACCTTCAGGATCAGGCAGGCAAGCCCGCGTCCCTCGTAATTCAGCGCACAGCAGCTGACGGCACAGCGCAGACTCTTCCGATTCAGGTCACTCCCGAACTCGCAGAAACGCCCGGTGGGCCTAAGGAAAAGGACTATCGGCTTGGTTTTGTTGCGGTGCAACCGCCAGTCAAAGTGGAGCGTTTGCCCTTTGATAAGGCCGTGGTTGCGTCTTGGCAGTTCAACAAGAAGGGATCTTTGCTGATCGTTGAGGTGCTCAAGCGGCTTTTCACGCGACAGGTTTCGGTCAAGAGCTTGCAGAGTCCGATTGGGATTGGTCAGCAGATTCATCAGGCGGCGCAGATGCCGGGATGGATGCCGTTGATTGGGTTGATGAGCTATATCTCGTTGAATCTGGGGATCTTCAATCTTCTGCCGATTCCAATTCTTGATGGTGGCATGATCCTGTTTTTGTTGATTGAAACCATCATGCGGCGGGATGTGAACCAGCAGATCAAGGAGCGGGTTTATCAGGTTGCGTTCGTCTGTTTGTTGGCGTTCTTTGCGTTTGTTATCTTCAACGACCTGACTAAGCTCAATCTCTTCACGAAGCTCAAACCTTAA
- a CDS encoding DHH family phosphoesterase: MDDLDCKIFYHDKCFDGACSASLFTRFHRERVKTADSYSYHGLVHRAGALFDEAEFTSGENAIVDFKYSASPKVTWWFDHHQSAFLTPEDQKQFEAGQADGSERMRKFFNPNYISCTSLIADIAQVNFGFDTAPVLELIKWADIVDGARYESAKAAVEMAEPAMKLTMVIESSSDNTLVQRLIPILTEMSLQRVLDQGFVQELLGPLMDRHWAALELIKQRSTVDQGVITFDITDQPTEGYNKFIPYYLHPDATYNVGLSKSSFRTKVSVGTNPWTKLMPSDLVNLAAICERYGGGGHARVGAISFPPDREDEARKAVGEIVAELRAASSGDRKNS, from the coding sequence ATGGACGATTTGGACTGTAAGATCTTTTATCACGACAAGTGCTTCGATGGAGCTTGTTCGGCTTCGCTTTTTACGCGGTTTCACCGGGAGCGCGTGAAGACGGCGGACTCGTACTCCTACCACGGGCTGGTGCACCGGGCCGGAGCGCTATTTGACGAAGCGGAGTTCACCAGCGGCGAAAACGCAATCGTGGACTTCAAATACTCAGCTTCGCCAAAGGTTACATGGTGGTTCGACCATCATCAGAGCGCGTTCCTGACGCCCGAGGACCAGAAGCAATTTGAGGCAGGACAGGCTGATGGGTCTGAGCGCATGCGAAAGTTTTTCAACCCGAACTACATCTCGTGCACGAGCCTGATCGCAGATATCGCGCAGGTCAACTTCGGCTTCGATACTGCACCAGTGCTGGAGTTGATCAAGTGGGCAGACATCGTCGATGGCGCGCGCTACGAGAGCGCGAAGGCCGCTGTCGAGATGGCCGAGCCGGCGATGAAGTTGACGATGGTGATTGAAAGCTCTTCGGACAATACGCTGGTGCAAAGACTGATTCCGATCCTGACCGAGATGAGTCTGCAGCGTGTCCTGGACCAGGGCTTCGTGCAGGAACTCCTCGGTCCCCTGATGGACCGGCATTGGGCGGCACTCGAGCTGATCAAGCAGCGATCGACAGTGGATCAGGGAGTGATCACCTTCGACATTACGGATCAGCCGACCGAGGGCTACAACAAGTTCATCCCGTACTATCTGCACCCGGACGCGACCTACAACGTGGGCCTCAGCAAGTCGAGCTTTCGGACGAAGGTGTCTGTCGGAACGAACCCCTGGACGAAGCTGATGCCGTCTGACCTCGTGAACCTCGCTGCGATCTGCGAGCGCTACGGCGGCGGCGGCCACGCTCGCGTAGGCGCGATCAGCTTTCCCCCCGACAGAGAAGACGAAGCGCGAAAGGCAGTGGGGGAGATCGTAGCGGAGCTAAGAGCAGCTTCCAGTGGTGACAGAAAAAATAGTTGA
- a CDS encoding CPBP family glutamic-type intramembrane protease: MQTQTTDLLPDPSLSPTDQLPPERPSTLHNVFFGDEGLRAGWSILIFVALMAVSFWGVNALGPLLHLVPVRSATQSSVTLRFAFLAESLPLAATLLVTWIMSKIERRPNSVYGLGGRRKLSHFLAGLAWGVACLSLLCLILWKTGLFVSNGRLLFGFDALRYGTLWFLGFLLVGFFEEYLNRGYLLFTISRGLSGIYQWIFKTRHSKALGFWTAAILIALFFGLSHGKNPNESPIGLLAATLVSLVFCLSLWRTGSLWWAIGFHASWDWAQSFLYGASDSGIMIEQHLLATHPFGKPLMSGGATGPEGSIFVLLVLVLVSLIIIFTLPRTNSGYASKLPSPPIEA, translated from the coding sequence TTGCAGACCCAAACGACAGATCTACTTCCAGACCCGTCACTCTCTCCGACCGATCAATTGCCCCCTGAGCGTCCCTCGACGCTGCACAACGTTTTCTTTGGCGACGAAGGACTACGGGCGGGCTGGAGCATTCTCATCTTCGTTGCGCTCATGGCAGTGTCTTTTTGGGGTGTGAACGCCCTGGGTCCGCTCCTGCATCTTGTACCCGTACGGAGCGCCACCCAATCATCTGTCACTCTCAGGTTCGCTTTCCTCGCTGAATCGCTCCCTCTCGCGGCAACCCTCCTCGTCACCTGGATTATGTCGAAGATCGAGCGACGTCCGAACTCTGTCTACGGCCTCGGTGGCAGACGCAAGCTTTCCCACTTCCTCGCTGGTCTCGCCTGGGGAGTTGCTTGCCTCTCCCTTCTCTGCCTCATCCTCTGGAAGACCGGCCTCTTCGTAAGCAATGGCCGGCTCTTGTTTGGTTTCGATGCGCTCCGCTATGGCACACTTTGGTTCCTTGGCTTCCTTCTGGTCGGATTTTTCGAGGAGTACCTCAATCGTGGCTACCTACTCTTCACAATCAGCCGTGGGCTTTCCGGCATCTACCAGTGGATCTTCAAGACGCGCCACAGCAAGGCGCTTGGCTTTTGGACGGCCGCGATCCTCATCGCCCTCTTCTTTGGCCTCAGCCACGGCAAGAACCCGAACGAGTCTCCTATCGGCCTACTTGCCGCCACCCTCGTCAGCCTCGTCTTCTGTCTTAGTCTCTGGCGTACCGGGTCGCTCTGGTGGGCCATCGGCTTTCACGCGTCATGGGACTGGGCTCAATCTTTCCTCTACGGCGCGTCCGACAGCGGAATCATGATCGAGCAACATCTCCTTGCCACGCACCCCTTCGGCAAGCCCTTGATGAGCGGCGGGGCCACAGGTCCCGAAGGAAGCATCTTCGTTCTGCTCGTCCTGGTCCTTGTTAGTCTCATCATTATCTTCACCTTGCCGCGCACCAACTCGGGCTACGCCTCAAAGCTGCCCTCGCCCCCTATCGAGGCATGA
- a CDS encoding CPBP family intramembrane glutamic endopeptidase has protein sequence MQTHTDDRSDDTTLPSTALPPSAPPSPLRNIFFGDEGLRAGWSILLFAALFGAFMVVAHLIAVKIHPPTHNASSQNTMPFHFMFLNEAIPLIGVCLVTWIMSKVERRPIGVYGLGGLSKVRHFIAGLAWGIICLSPFIFILWKAGFLVFDQRLLFGTDIFRYGAQWLLMFFVVGLLEEYFTRGYLQYTLTRGLAGIFQWAFKTPHSKALGFWTSAIIFSALFGFAHGSNPGESPIGLLTAAIASMMFCLVLWRTGSLWWAIGFHTTWDWGQSFLYGVADSGIMVQHHLLATHPVGKPLLSGGTTGPEGSIVILPIIILIVLVIIFTLPRTHAGYTRLLERPIES, from the coding sequence TTGCAGACTCACACCGACGATCGATCCGACGACACTACGCTCCCATCGACTGCCCTGCCTCCAAGTGCGCCTCCCTCGCCGCTGCGCAACATCTTCTTCGGCGACGAAGGACTTCGCGCGGGCTGGAGCATCCTGCTCTTCGCCGCTCTCTTCGGGGCGTTCATGGTGGTCGCGCACCTGATCGCGGTGAAGATTCATCCTCCTACGCACAACGCGTCGTCGCAGAACACCATGCCGTTTCATTTCATGTTTCTGAACGAAGCCATTCCGTTGATTGGAGTTTGCCTTGTCACATGGATCATGTCGAAGGTGGAGCGTCGCCCGATCGGGGTCTACGGACTTGGAGGCTTGAGCAAGGTCCGTCACTTTATCGCGGGATTGGCCTGGGGAATTATCTGCCTGTCGCCATTCATCTTCATACTCTGGAAGGCCGGCTTTCTCGTGTTTGACCAGCGCCTCCTCTTCGGTACTGACATTTTTCGCTACGGCGCACAGTGGCTCTTGATGTTCTTCGTTGTTGGCTTGTTAGAGGAGTACTTCACACGCGGTTATCTTCAGTACACGCTGACTCGCGGCCTCGCGGGTATTTTTCAGTGGGCATTCAAAACACCTCACAGCAAAGCTCTGGGCTTCTGGACTTCGGCAATCATATTTTCGGCGCTCTTCGGATTCGCCCACGGCAGCAACCCCGGCGAGTCTCCTATTGGTCTGCTAACCGCGGCCATCGCTTCCATGATGTTCTGCCTGGTTCTGTGGCGCACTGGCTCTCTGTGGTGGGCCATCGGTTTCCACACCACGTGGGACTGGGGACAATCCTTCCTCTACGGTGTCGCCGATAGCGGCATCATGGTGCAACACCATCTCCTCGCCACGCATCCCGTCGGCAAGCCGTTGCTGAGTGGAGGCACGACCGGCCCGGAAGGCAGCATCGTGATCCTGCCGATCATTATCCTGATCGTGCTGGTCATTATCTTTACCCTGCCCCGCACGCACGCAGGTTATACGCGCCTGCTTGAGCGTCCCATCGAGTCCTGA
- a CDS encoding Na+/H+ antiporter, with the protein MEAGSSLHAVETVILLLLVLVAGFAAMAQRIKVPYPIVLVLAGLIISFLPRMPRVPLDPDVVFVVFLPPLLYASAWAMSWREFRRNAIVIGLLAFGLVGFTVWGVAFFSDHFITALDWKAGFLLGAVVATTDAIAATSIAKSIGLPRRIVDILEGESLLNDATGLLALEIGIGIIQGGHTPTLGGGFLRLLYLVFGGILIGLLIGIVIGWLEKFIDDGPVELVVSLVVPYAAYLAGEHAKASGVLAVVASGIYMSRKSTQFFSPAVRLQVNAAWDALTFMLNGLVFVLIGLQLPYVLAGIHGKFSKGTLIFYGAVFSVVLIVLRIIWVIPVFKIAAYIDRRWMKHKEEALQPREVFVVGWTGMRGVIALAAAISVPEIIGDGRSETRNLIVFLAFCVILVTLVLQGLTLPALIRLLGLAGSAGMDPEEIEARRIVLRAAVHHLEEARKHDRHGDEHLYDDLIHRYRHKLAAVGGGEDGDLETIDTESITRSRSILEDALQTERRTLISLRDSGRIGDDVLRTMERELDLAETRYQGTPIV; encoded by the coding sequence ATGGAAGCTGGATCCAGTCTGCATGCTGTCGAGACGGTCATCCTTTTGCTGCTGGTTCTGGTCGCGGGGTTTGCTGCGATGGCGCAGCGGATCAAGGTGCCGTACCCCATCGTGCTCGTGCTGGCGGGGCTTATTATCAGCTTCCTGCCGCGGATGCCGCGCGTGCCGCTCGACCCCGACGTCGTCTTCGTCGTCTTTCTTCCGCCGCTGCTGTACGCGTCTGCGTGGGCGATGTCTTGGCGGGAGTTTCGCCGCAACGCAATCGTGATCGGTCTGCTCGCATTCGGACTGGTCGGATTTACGGTATGGGGAGTAGCGTTCTTCTCCGATCACTTCATCACAGCGCTCGACTGGAAGGCTGGCTTTCTGCTCGGTGCCGTGGTGGCGACAACCGATGCGATCGCTGCGACCTCGATCGCAAAGTCGATTGGCCTTCCCAGGCGGATCGTCGACATCCTCGAAGGAGAGAGTCTCCTCAACGATGCGACCGGTCTGCTCGCGCTCGAGATAGGAATTGGAATCATTCAAGGCGGACACACTCCAACGCTCGGTGGCGGCTTTTTGAGGCTGCTCTATCTGGTCTTCGGAGGAATTTTGATCGGTCTGCTGATCGGAATTGTCATCGGCTGGCTCGAAAAGTTCATTGACGACGGCCCCGTCGAACTGGTGGTGAGTCTTGTCGTTCCGTACGCAGCTTACCTCGCAGGAGAACATGCGAAAGCATCTGGAGTTCTAGCGGTAGTGGCGAGTGGAATCTATATGAGCCGCAAGAGCACACAGTTCTTTTCGCCCGCAGTGCGCCTGCAGGTAAATGCGGCTTGGGATGCGTTGACCTTCATGCTGAACGGCCTGGTTTTTGTATTGATCGGCTTGCAGCTGCCCTACGTGCTGGCCGGAATTCACGGCAAGTTCAGCAAGGGAACCCTGATCTTTTATGGCGCAGTCTTCAGCGTCGTCCTAATCGTGTTGCGAATCATCTGGGTCATTCCCGTCTTCAAGATTGCGGCGTATATCGACCGGCGTTGGATGAAACATAAGGAAGAGGCGCTTCAGCCACGCGAAGTCTTTGTCGTAGGCTGGACAGGGATGCGCGGTGTAATCGCGCTCGCAGCCGCAATCTCAGTTCCCGAGATAATCGGAGATGGCAGATCCGAGACGAGAAACCTTATCGTGTTTCTTGCATTCTGCGTAATCCTCGTCACCCTGGTGCTGCAGGGCCTCACGCTGCCCGCACTGATCCGTCTGCTGGGCCTCGCAGGCAGCGCAGGAATGGATCCCGAGGAAATAGAGGCAAGACGAATCGTACTGCGCGCGGCCGTTCACCATCTCGAAGAAGCCCGCAAGCATGATAGACATGGCGACGAGCACCTTTACGATGATCTGATTCATCGCTACAGGCACAAGCTCGCAGCCGTCGGAGGAGGCGAAGATGGAGATCTCGAAACCATCGACACCGAATCCATCACGCGCTCGCGGAGCATTCTGGAAGACGCGCTACAGACCGAACGGCGCACCCTCATCTCTCTGCGCGACAGTGGGCGTATCGGAGACGATGTGCTCCGAACGATGGAGCGGGAGCTGGACCTCGCGGAGACGCGGTATCAGGGAACGCCGATCGTCTAG
- a CDS encoding penicillin acylase family protein, which yields MNPYESIAAASPEEARTALQVRRRRIFYRLVVIFTALLVLCVTVGFFYGRHWTRQALHDALPQLDGSISLSGLSAPVTVERDAHGVPHLRASSLDDLVMAQGYVTAQDRLWQMDALRRHAAGNLAEILGATLIPHDRAQRTLQIRAAADRALTTLSPDQLHLLERYAAGVNASIATQSAHLPLEFRLLRYEPTPWTPRDSLLIGLVMFQDLTNSFPTQLNREALTALLPSHLVGDLYPVDSWRDHPPAQPTVDLTAPQQDIPDVPLDESQTKLRRPSLPTANIDDLLALQQTLKNPVCEGCFAGSNDWVVSGAHTVTGKPLLSNDMHLAHNVPGIWYQADLEAPTANGELHVAGVSLPGVPFIIVGHNAHVAWGFTNLGAEVQDVSVEHIRGSGTTMEYQSADSAWHPVIHQQEVIHVKGAKDILLDVPATQHGGMTTPIVSGMFPSEKRSLSLHWTIYDPANITPSFLAVNSATDGASLVSAFSTFGGPAQNVVYADDQGHIGYHAVGKVPIRGNIATPSPISPVPSDALDATQEWVGTIPYDLLPRASDPPNGILATANSRVTGDDYPYPITLNWAAPYRNERIWKVLTARALETKDKLTAEDMLALQTDIYSDVDHVIAQRLAYAIDHATRPEFTTDKNAAKRLHQAADLLRDWNGTVDADAAAPAIVVATRAALWPLLLDPQLKSQPEIKSDLQPVAHRTGAALYSWGNKAYAEEWLIMHTPSRWLPPAYPTWDDLLTAAVSKALVDNHAPIDLAKWQYGQFRPIDIEHPIYSQSPILQRILGVPTSPGLQPQSGDDVTVKQVGRSFGPSERFTADLSDLDHSTLNLVLGESSNPLSAWFMDQWPAWYHGTTFPLPFSNAAVDAATTHTLTLTPR from the coding sequence ATGAATCCGTACGAATCGATCGCCGCTGCCTCCCCGGAAGAAGCCCGGACCGCCCTGCAGGTTCGACGCAGACGGATCTTTTATCGGCTTGTCGTTATTTTCACCGCGCTTCTTGTTCTTTGCGTTACAGTTGGGTTCTTTTACGGGCGTCACTGGACACGGCAGGCGTTGCACGATGCTCTGCCCCAACTTGATGGCTCGATTTCGCTGTCCGGCCTCTCCGCTCCGGTTACGGTCGAGCGCGACGCACATGGGGTTCCCCACCTTCGGGCAAGTTCGCTCGACGACCTCGTGATGGCCCAGGGCTACGTGACCGCGCAGGACCGTCTGTGGCAGATGGACGCCTTGCGTCGCCATGCGGCTGGCAACCTTGCAGAGATTCTCGGGGCAACGTTGATTCCACACGATCGCGCGCAACGCACCCTGCAGATCAGGGCCGCTGCAGACCGTGCACTTACAACCCTTTCGCCTGACCAGCTGCATCTGCTTGAGCGCTATGCCGCCGGTGTCAACGCGTCCATTGCCACGCAGAGTGCTCATCTGCCCCTCGAGTTTCGGCTGCTGCGATACGAACCGACGCCATGGACTCCTCGGGACTCGCTTCTCATTGGCCTGGTGATGTTTCAGGACCTGACCAACAGCTTTCCGACGCAGCTGAATCGAGAAGCGCTGACTGCGCTTCTGCCTTCTCACCTTGTTGGTGACCTCTACCCTGTGGACTCATGGCGCGATCATCCGCCGGCTCAACCTACCGTCGACCTGACCGCGCCGCAGCAGGACATTCCTGATGTTCCGCTGGATGAATCGCAGACGAAGCTTCGCAGGCCGTCGCTTCCGACCGCGAATATTGATGATCTGCTCGCGCTGCAGCAGACGCTCAAAAATCCGGTCTGCGAAGGCTGCTTTGCGGGCTCGAACGACTGGGTTGTCTCGGGCGCCCACACGGTCACCGGCAAGCCGCTGCTGTCGAACGACATGCACCTCGCGCACAATGTGCCCGGCATCTGGTATCAGGCTGACCTTGAGGCACCCACAGCAAATGGGGAACTTCACGTTGCGGGCGTCTCTCTTCCGGGGGTGCCGTTTATCATCGTCGGCCACAACGCCCATGTTGCCTGGGGCTTTACCAACCTCGGCGCCGAGGTGCAGGACGTTTCCGTTGAACATATACGCGGCAGCGGCACCACAATGGAGTATCAATCTGCCGACAGCGCGTGGCACCCTGTGATTCATCAGCAGGAGGTGATCCATGTCAAAGGCGCGAAGGATATTTTGCTCGATGTACCTGCAACGCAACACGGTGGCATGACGACTCCAATCGTCTCAGGTATGTTTCCGAGCGAGAAGCGCAGCCTCTCTCTTCACTGGACGATCTACGATCCTGCGAACATCACGCCATCCTTCCTGGCCGTCAACTCAGCGACTGATGGCGCCAGCCTTGTCTCGGCCTTCTCGACGTTCGGCGGTCCTGCACAGAATGTCGTCTATGCCGACGATCAGGGCCACATCGGCTACCACGCCGTCGGAAAGGTTCCGATTCGCGGCAACATCGCCACGCCGAGCCCTATCAGCCCGGTTCCCAGCGACGCGCTCGATGCTACGCAGGAGTGGGTCGGGACAATCCCATACGACCTGCTTCCGCGAGCGAGCGACCCGCCCAACGGCATCCTCGCCACCGCCAACTCACGCGTGACCGGTGACGACTACCCGTACCCCATCACGCTCAACTGGGCCGCGCCCTACCGCAACGAGCGCATCTGGAAGGTTCTCACCGCACGCGCCCTCGAGACGAAAGATAAGCTCACAGCGGAAGACATGCTCGCGCTCCAGACCGACATCTACTCCGACGTCGATCACGTCATCGCGCAGCGCCTTGCCTACGCCATCGATCACGCCACCAGACCCGAGTTCACCACCGACAAGAACGCGGCAAAGCGACTCCATCAGGCAGCCGACCTGCTCCGCGACTGGAACGGCACCGTCGACGCAGACGCCGCAGCTCCAGCCATCGTTGTCGCGACTCGCGCCGCGCTGTGGCCACTGCTGCTCGACCCACAGCTCAAGTCTCAGCCCGAGATCAAGTCGGATCTCCAGCCCGTAGCCCATCGCACCGGAGCGGCTCTTTACAGTTGGGGCAACAAAGCCTATGCGGAAGAGTGGCTCATCATGCACACGCCCAGCCGTTGGCTGCCTCCCGCCTACCCCACCTGGGACGATCTCCTCACAGCCGCCGTCTCAAAGGCTCTCGTCGACAACCATGCTCCAATCGACCTCGCCAAGTGGCAGTACGGTCAGTTCCGACCCATCGACATCGAGCACCCCATCTATAGTCAGTCTCCCATTCTTCAGCGCATCCTCGGCGTGCCGACCAGCCCCGGCCTGCAACCTCAAAGTGGCGATGACGTCACGGTCAAGCAGGTAGGCCGCAGCTTCGGTCCCTCCGAGCGCTTCACCGCCGACCTCTCCGATCTCGACCACAGCACCCTGAACCTTGTGCTCGGCGAATCTTCCAATCCTCTGAGCGCGTGGTTCATGGACCAGTGGCCTGCCTGGTATCACGGCACTACTTTTCCGCTACCCTTTAGCAATGCCGCGGTCGATGCCGCCACCACCCACACCCTAACTCTCACTCCCAGATAG